Proteins encoded together in one Buteo buteo chromosome 26, bButBut1.hap1.1, whole genome shotgun sequence window:
- the HAL gene encoding histidine ammonia-lyase: MPRYTVHVRGEWLAVPCLNSTNTIGWLGKEAVRRYMKNKPDNGGFASVEEVKFYIRRCKGLGLLDLDDTVEDALEDNEFVEVVIEGDIMSPDFIPSQPEGVHLYSKYREPEQYIFLDGNSLTTEDLVNLGKGLYKIKLTPEAEARVKQSREVIERIVKEQTVVYGITTGFGKFARTVIPNNKLRELQVNLVRSHSAGVGKPLSPERSRMLLALRINVLAKGYSGISLETLQQVIEAFNASCLPYIPEKGTVGASGDLAPLSHLALGLIGEGKMWSPKSGWADAKYVLEAHGLRPITLKPKEGLALINGTQMITSLGCEAVERAGAIARQADIIAALTLEVLKGTTRAFDTDIHAVRPHQGQAEVAFRFRSLLDSDHHPSEIAESHRFCDRVQDAYTMRCCPQVHGVVNDTIAFVKDIMTTEINSATDNPMVFAERAETISGGNFHGEYPAKALDYLAIGVHELAAISERRIERLCNPSLSELPAFLVTEGGLNSGFMIAHCTAAALVSENKALCHPSSVDSLSTSAATEDHVSMGGWAARKALRVIEHVEQVLAIELLAACQGIEFLRPLRTTTPLEKVYDLVRSVVRPWMKDRFMAPDIEAAHRLLVEQKVWEVAKPYIEKYRREHIPESRPISPTAFSLGSLEMNTGVSHDHGHQDEL; encoded by the exons ATGCCGAGATACACGGTGCACGTCCGAGGAGAATGGCTGGCAGTGCCGTGCCTAAACTCCACAAACACAATTGGGTGGCTAGGAAAGGAAGCTGTGAGACGGTACATGAAGAACAAACCTGACAACGGGGGATTTGCCTCGGTGGAAGAAGTAAAATTTTACATTCGAAGGTGCAAGGGACTTGGCTTGCTGGATCTTGATGATACAGTGGAGGATGCTCTAGAGGACAATGAATTTGTTGAAGTTG TTATAGAGGGAGATATAATGTCCCCAGATTTCATACCATCTCAGCCAGAAGGAGTTCATTT ATACAGCAAATACCGAGAACCAGAACAG TATATTTTTTTAGATGGCAACAGCTTAACGACAGAGGACTTGGTCAATTTAGGAAAGGGGCTCTACAAGATAAAG CTCACACCTGAAGCTGAAGCTAGAGTCAAACAATCACGAGAAGTGATTGAAAGGATTGTAAAGGAACAGACAG TTGTTTATGGAATCACCACGGGGTTTGGGAAGTTTGCCAGGACTGTCATCCCAAACAATAAGCTGAG ggagCTTCAAGTGAACTTGGTTCGTTCGCATTCTGCAG GTGTGGGGAAACCTTTGAGCCCAGAGAGATCTCGCATGCTGTTGGCGCTGAGGATCAATGTCCTAGCAAAAGGATACAGTGGAATATCCCTAGAAACGCTCCAGCAAGTTATTGAAGCATTTAATG catCCTGCCTTCCTTATATCCCTGAGAAAGGGACAGTTGGAGCCAGTGGAGACTTGGCCCCCCTCTCTCATCTTGCTCTGGGATTAATTGGAGAGGGAAAGATGTGGTCCCCAAAGAGTGGCTGGGCCGATGCTAAATAT GTCCTGGAAGCCCATGGTCTGAGACCAATTACCTTGAAACCAAAAGAG GGTCTGGCTCTCATCAATGGGACACAAATGATCACCTCGCTGGGATGCGAAGCAGTTGAAAGAGCTGGTGCTATTGCTAGACAAGCTGACATAATAGCTGCCCTTACACTTGAAGTCTTGAAGGGTACAACAAGGGCCTTCGACACTG ATATCCACGCAGTTCGCCCACACCAAGGGCAGGCTGAAGTAGCATTTCGATTCAGGTCCCTTCTAGATTCTGACCATCATCCATCAGAAATAGCAG AGAGCCATAGATTCTGTGACCGAGTTCAGGACGCATACACGATGCGCTGCTGCCCTCAG GTCCACGGAGTTGTAAATGATACAATTGCTTTTGTGAAGGACATCATGACGACTGAAATCAATAGTGCCACGGACAACCCT ATGGTGTTTGCTGAAAGAGCAGAGACCATTTCTGGAGGAAATTTTCATGGTGAATATCCTGCAAAG GCTCTAGACTATTTGGCAATTGGGGTGCACGAACTCGCTGCAATAAGTGAAAGAAGAATTGAGAGGCTCTGCAACCCCTCGCTCAGCGAACTGCCTGCATTTTTAGTCACGGAAGGAGGTCTGAACTCTGGCTTCATGATTGCACACTGTACAGCAGCTGCCCTGG TTTCTGAGAACAAAGCCTTGTGCCACCCCTCTTCTGTGGAttctctctcaaccagtgctGCTACGGAGGATCACGTGTCCATGGGAGGATGGGCTGCAAGAAAAGCTTTGAGAGTTATTGAACATGTGGAACaag TTCTGGCTATTGAGCTGCTCGCGGCCTGCCAAGGCATTGAATTCCTACGCCCTCTGAGAACGACAACGCCATTGGAGAAGGTCTACGACCTTGTGCGCTCCGTTGTGAG GCCTTGGATGAAGGATCGCTTCATGGCCCCAGACATCGAAGCAGCTCACAGGCTGCTCGTGGAGCAGAAG GTGTGGGAAGTTGCTAAACCTTACATTGAAAAGTACAGGAGGGAACACATCCCTGAATCGAGACCCATTTCACCAACAGCTTTCTCCCTGGGATCGCTGGAAATGAATACGGGTGTTAGTCATGACCACGGGCATCAGGATGAACTTTAA